The Plasmodium yoelii strain 17X genome assembly, chromosome: 1 genome contains a region encoding:
- a CDS encoding 50S ribosomal protein L24, putative — translation MFSSIFSSPNKIYYLLNNVNNLFLKYEQVRNHKIIKPRNIIKIWKIKPGDEVKVISGKDKGKIGEVLSCDKFRNMVKVKGCNLRKIFIDNKYVYIEKKIHYSNVQLIDNFLKTNTKVSIRYTDDNQIIRISKKSGIVIPWPIDKKVESEYDQEDENPLDTHPEEALKKTYDYKTDVKFMNMLRQTVNKYNRELS, via the coding sequence ATGTTTTCTTCGATTTTTTCAAGcccaaataaaatatattacttaTTGAAcaatgtaaataatttatttttaaaatatgaacaagtaAGGAatcataaaattattaagcCAAGGAATATTATTAAGATATGGAAAATAAAACCAGGAGATGAAGTGAAAGTAATATCAGGAAAAGATAAAGGGAAAATAGGCGAAGTATTAAGTTGTGATAAATTTCGGAATATGGTTAAAGTAAAAGGATGTAATTTaaggaaaatatttattgataataaatatgtttatattgaaaaaaaaatacactatTCAAATGTTCAGTTAATAGATaactttttaaaaacaaatacaAAAGTTTCTATTAGATATACTGATGATAATCAAATAATaagaatatcaaaaaaatcgGGAATTGTTATACCATGGCCTATTGATAAAAAGGTAGAATCTGAATATGATCAGGAAGACGAAAACCCTTTAGACACACACCCAGAGGAAGCTTTGAAGAAAACATATGACTATAAAACTGATGTAAAATTTATGAACATGTTAAGGCAAACAGTTAATAAATACAATAGAGAGTTAtcatag